From a single Nitrospinota bacterium genomic region:
- a CDS encoding amino acid ABC transporter substrate-binding protein, which translates to MKQSTFKVLFVIFAVFAFLLSGLSLAEVKAKDNILIGHSAALSGKYAKAGEQALGGIKACIDWVNNVYGGVKIAGKKVPLEYKYYDCESKKEAVTSLIGRLITVNKVDVVFAPYSSGLTLRGAPVAESHKMLYMDHGGANNKIFRQGFRYIVQTIGPASRYHEGTLNMIKKIDPKAKRVALAYEDSEFAKMVMEGAEEHAKKLGFKIVFKRTYPKGVTDLTPLLSALKASKPDFVLGGGHFEDGQLFNRQMADLDINAKALSLIAAATLPAFYEALTNMAEGVMGPSHWEYGVKFSEKEAKKVGLPWIGPSQDEFVSLFKKGLGKEIIPDYHAAEAGAQVLAYVLAVEKANSVNSDKVRAALGKLKFMSFYGGWDVDDMGMQVGHSMVDVQWQMGKRVIVWPEEAQTGRIAYPMPTFAEKAKGKVAVPRK; encoded by the coding sequence ATGAAACAGTCAACTTTTAAAGTTCTGTTTGTAATTTTTGCCGTTTTTGCTTTCCTTCTGTCTGGTCTTTCTCTTGCTGAGGTAAAAGCTAAAGACAATATCCTGATCGGTCATTCAGCAGCTCTTTCAGGAAAGTATGCAAAGGCAGGAGAACAGGCACTTGGGGGAATCAAGGCTTGTATTGATTGGGTAAATAATGTTTATGGTGGTGTGAAAATAGCCGGAAAGAAAGTTCCTCTTGAGTACAAGTATTATGACTGTGAATCCAAAAAAGAAGCTGTAACAAGCCTAATCGGACGTCTGATCACAGTTAATAAAGTAGATGTTGTTTTCGCTCCATATAGCTCAGGCCTCACTCTTCGTGGAGCTCCTGTTGCTGAAAGTCATAAAATGCTTTACATGGATCATGGTGGTGCCAACAACAAGATTTTTCGACAGGGGTTTAGGTACATTGTCCAAACAATCGGACCGGCCTCGAGGTACCACGAGGGCACCCTTAATATGATTAAAAAGATTGATCCGAAGGCTAAGAGAGTTGCCTTAGCTTATGAGGACTCTGAGTTTGCGAAAATGGTTATGGAGGGCGCAGAAGAACATGCTAAAAAGCTCGGTTTTAAAATTGTTTTTAAGCGCACCTATCCAAAAGGGGTTACAGATTTAACCCCTCTCCTTTCTGCCCTGAAAGCCTCCAAGCCTGACTTCGTCTTAGGTGGTGGACACTTTGAGGATGGCCAGCTTTTTAATCGACAGATGGCAGATCTGGACATAAATGCAAAGGCCCTGTCTCTGATAGCGGCCGCAACCCTTCCAGCCTTTTATGAGGCTTTAACGAATATGGCAGAAGGTGTCATGGGCCCCTCGCACTGGGAATATGGTGTAAAGTTTTCAGAGAAGGAGGCTAAAAAGGTAGGGCTGCCATGGATTGGGCCAAGCCAGGATGAATTTGTAAGTCTTTTCAAGAAGGGTTTAGGGAAAGAAATTATTCCGGATTACCATGCTGCAGAAGCCGGAGCTCAGGTCTTAGCATATGTATTAGCAGTTGAGAAGGCTAATTCCGTTAATTCAGATAAAGTAAGGGCTGCCCTTGGAAAACTAAAGTTTATGTCCTTCTATGGAGGCTGGGATGTTGATGATATGGGGATGCAGGTCGGCCATTCCATGGTGGATGTGCAGTGGCAAATGGGGAAAAGAGTTATTGTATGGCCTGAAGAAGCCCAGACTGGAAGAATTGCTTATCCTATGCCTACTTTTGCCGAAAAAGCAAAAGGAAAGGTGGCAGTTCCGAGAAAGTAG
- the galT gene encoding galactose-1-phosphate uridylyltransferase, whose protein sequence is MEMPEFRQNIATKEWVIIAPERAKRPEDFKKKKVAKEFPEYDKNCPFCIGNEDKTPPSVYSIKKNGKWNLRVVPNKFAALKSDLSPKRKREGKSKRYLTIDGFGLAEVVIETSVHNKTIATMNYSEVRNVIKAYKQRYIEISKNEDIRLITIFRNHGAMAGTSLEHPHSQIIATPVVPPHVRDQIFQARVACDTFGTCIYCDMIKQELSEKKRIIVETDHFVAFSPYAARSPFETRIIPKRHDCSFDAITEKEIDNFSKVLRDTLRKIYLTLDNPDYNYIIRSSPTDERNTKHYHWYAVIIPKLTTPAGFEIGTGIYINVTPPEESARFLRQAKI, encoded by the coding sequence ATCGAAATGCCAGAGTTTAGGCAAAACATAGCTACCAAAGAATGGGTTATCATAGCGCCAGAGAGGGCCAAGAGGCCAGAGGACTTTAAAAAGAAAAAGGTTGCTAAAGAATTTCCTGAATACGATAAAAACTGCCCTTTTTGTATTGGCAACGAGGATAAGACACCCCCATCCGTATATTCCATAAAAAAGAATGGGAAATGGAACTTAAGGGTTGTGCCGAATAAGTTTGCTGCCCTAAAGAGCGATCTCTCCCCAAAAAGAAAAAGGGAGGGAAAATCTAAGAGATACCTTACGATAGATGGTTTCGGATTAGCGGAGGTTGTGATAGAGACTTCTGTCCATAATAAAACCATTGCCACCATGAATTATTCAGAAGTAAGGAATGTTATAAAGGCTTATAAGCAGAGATACATAGAAATATCTAAAAACGAGGATATCAGACTGATAACCATCTTCAGAAATCACGGAGCTATGGCTGGCACATCTCTTGAACATCCTCATTCGCAGATCATTGCTACACCTGTAGTTCCACCACACGTAAGGGATCAGATATTTCAGGCAAGGGTTGCTTGTGATACATTTGGCACATGCATCTATTGTGATATGATAAAACAAGAGTTGTCAGAAAAGAAAAGGATTATTGTAGAGACTGACCATTTTGTTGCCTTTTCTCCCTATGCAGCCAGATCCCCTTTTGAAACGAGGATAATACCAAAAAGACATGACTGTTCTTTTGATGCGATTACAGAAAAAGAGATAGATAATTTTTCTAAGGTCTTGAGGGACACCCTGAGAAAGATCTATCTTACGCTTGATAACCCTGATTATAACTATATCATTCGTTCCTCACCAACAGATGAAAGAAATACCAAACACTATCACTGGTATGCTGTGATTATTCCTAAACTGACAACCCCAGCGGGATTTGAGATAGGTACAGGTATATATATTAATGTGACCCCTCCTGAGGAATCAGCCCGGTTTTTAAGACAAGCAAAAATTTAA